In Bradyrhizobium sp. 200, the sequence CGCTCGCGGCTGCTGCCGTCGTGTAGATAATCGGAAATGCTGGATCGATCGTCCTGGCCTGTCTTGCAAGAGCCCATCCGTCGATGGCCCCGCCGAGCCGGATGTCAGTCACCAGCGCCGGGTGCGATCCGTTCGCGAGCAGCGTTATCGCTTCCTCGCCGGAGGCGGTCAGCTTGAAATAGGCGCCCGTGCCACACGAAAGCTCGTGCACGTTCGACGGCGGTGGCTCGTGCTCGACGATGAGGATGATCGGCGTTCCGGGCACAATTCTCTCCCATGCGGAAGGCATCGATTTCCGCAAGGCAACGCAGTTGCCGCGTGAATGTTCAAAGGGAGCGAGGGTGCGCCTCAAACGCGAAATGAGTGTCTTATCCGCCGCAGCATCGACATAGCGGCGTCGGTATGATTAAGAAGCTCGAGACGAGCTTGATCGGATCACCGGATGAACATGCAGCAGTCAATTCGACGTGCCGTAGCCTTTGTTGGAAGGTTCAATAAGAC encodes:
- a CDS encoding response regulator gives rise to the protein MPGTPIILIVEHEPPPSNVHELSCGTGAYFKLTASGEEAITLLANGSHPALVTDIRLGGAIDGWALARQARTIDPAFPIIYTTAAAASEWPVQGVPNSILLQKPFVTSKLVTALCHVLHAGVLPA